One genomic window of Ruegeria sp. THAF33 includes the following:
- a CDS encoding AraC family transcriptional regulator, with amino-acid sequence MTNVAPTILSTVSSQFIDDWLTALRTLCPEAQMASLLGRSGLVADTRHPHGRVTLDQIVCLYQLAAVETGDEMMGLWSRPIRPRALQHLLTTVREATSLSSALYRFSTFWNLLLDDYQFALDDADNMLVLTLKPRGAAQVQRFGHMLILKLAHGLMSWLAGHEVPVKAVDFVFERPDFDQDYAVIFPAPLRFGQGATAISFDPNALGPVQARSTNDLDRFLHNAPRDWIFTSSREHTQSLRVRTYLFQSGWDAATLTQTASAMHMTPRTLIRRLHADGTSFQAIKDALRRDIAIRDLQAGRKSVEAIAHDVGFSSAANFHRAFQRWTGSTPSSYRRVQM; translated from the coding sequence ATGACCAATGTCGCGCCAACGATCCTTTCCACGGTTTCCAGCCAGTTTATCGATGACTGGCTGACGGCATTGCGTACGCTATGCCCCGAGGCGCAGATGGCGTCGCTTCTCGGCCGGTCGGGTTTGGTCGCAGATACGCGTCACCCACATGGTCGCGTCACGTTGGATCAGATCGTATGCCTCTATCAACTTGCCGCAGTTGAGACCGGTGATGAGATGATGGGGCTTTGGAGCCGCCCGATCCGGCCGAGAGCTCTGCAACATCTTTTGACGACAGTCCGGGAAGCCACGTCTCTTTCATCGGCACTTTACCGCTTTTCGACCTTCTGGAACTTGTTGCTGGATGACTACCAGTTTGCTCTGGATGACGCCGACAACATGTTGGTGCTTACGCTGAAGCCACGGGGCGCGGCCCAGGTTCAGCGGTTCGGGCACATGCTGATACTCAAACTTGCCCACGGGCTCATGTCTTGGCTGGCGGGGCACGAAGTTCCGGTCAAGGCTGTCGATTTCGTGTTTGAGCGCCCCGACTTTGATCAGGATTACGCGGTCATCTTTCCAGCACCGCTGCGGTTCGGCCAAGGTGCCACCGCGATTTCGTTCGATCCGAATGCGCTGGGTCCAGTGCAGGCGCGCAGCACAAATGACCTTGACAGGTTTTTGCACAACGCACCCCGAGACTGGATCTTCACCAGTTCGCGAGAGCACACCCAATCGCTGCGGGTGCGCACCTATCTGTTCCAATCGGGATGGGACGCGGCAACCCTGACCCAGACGGCATCCGCGATGCACATGACCCCCCGCACCCTGATCCGCAGGCTGCATGCGGATGGTACATCGTTTCAGGCCATCAAGGATGCCCTGCGGCGTGATATCGCTATCCGTGATCTTCAGGCGGGGCGTAAAAGCGTTGAAGCCATCGCACATGATGTCGGATTTTCGTCGGCGGCCAATTTCCACCGGGCCTTTCAGCGCTGGACCGGAAGCACGCCGAGCTCATACCGCAGGGTGCAAATGTAG
- a CDS encoding acyl-CoA dehydrogenase family protein, whose product MSDKLDTILQAARDHAEQVILPNVDAWNAAKKWPRDASDKAGAAGLTGLYAPEEFGGQALPLAEGIQVYEQLGRGDGAYAFALSMHNICTFAGCGYGTDAFKEKWARDLTSGRKLANFALTEPQSGSDATNMYSRAVLNGDGTWTISGAKAWVSLATEADIYFTVVKTSDAPGHKDMAMIAIPADAPGLSFGPLYDTPSYNFLPLAEMYMDKVVVDETNIILPIGQGLQGALMAIDIARVSIASGCCGLMQSALDTALSYSKNRKMFGGRNLDLDGIQWMLGEVATDLEASKLLYRKAAEALGTPEGPLMAAHAKRFVPDAAVKAANTCTQVLGGAGLLQPYGLDRLSRLAQMLRIVDGTTEISRMVIGRALQKRAATLPDLPVPKGFGETG is encoded by the coding sequence ATGTCAGACAAACTCGACACCATACTCCAAGCCGCACGCGACCACGCCGAGCAGGTGATCCTGCCCAATGTGGATGCCTGGAACGCCGCGAAGAAGTGGCCGCGCGATGCTTCGGACAAGGCCGGGGCCGCTGGTCTGACGGGGCTCTACGCCCCCGAAGAGTTTGGCGGGCAGGCCTTGCCGCTGGCAGAAGGCATACAGGTTTATGAACAACTGGGACGGGGCGATGGCGCATATGCCTTTGCGCTGTCGATGCACAACATCTGTACCTTTGCGGGCTGCGGCTATGGCACGGATGCCTTCAAGGAAAAGTGGGCGCGGGACCTGACATCTGGACGCAAGCTGGCGAACTTTGCACTGACCGAACCACAATCCGGATCGGACGCAACAAACATGTATTCGCGCGCCGTTCTCAATGGCGACGGCACATGGACGATCAGCGGCGCGAAGGCATGGGTCAGCCTGGCGACCGAGGCGGATATCTATTTCACTGTGGTCAAGACCAGCGACGCACCCGGCCACAAGGACATGGCGATGATCGCCATTCCCGCCGACGCACCGGGCCTCAGCTTTGGGCCGCTTTATGATACCCCATCCTACAACTTCCTGCCCTTGGCCGAAATGTACATGGACAAGGTCGTGGTCGATGAAACCAACATCATCCTGCCCATTGGTCAGGGTCTTCAGGGCGCGCTCATGGCCATCGACATTGCCCGTGTTTCGATTGCCTCAGGATGTTGTGGATTGATGCAATCCGCGCTGGATACGGCGTTGTCCTATTCCAAGAACCGCAAGATGTTTGGCGGCAGGAACCTTGATCTGGACGGGATTCAGTGGATGCTGGGCGAGGTTGCAACCGACCTTGAAGCCTCAAAGCTTCTCTACCGAAAGGCAGCAGAAGCCCTTGGCACGCCCGAAGGTCCATTGATGGCTGCCCATGCGAAAAGGTTTGTGCCTGATGCCGCCGTGAAAGCTGCAAACACCTGTACGCAGGTTCTGGGAGGTGCGGGGTTGTTGCAACCCTACGGCCTGGATCGCTTGTCCCGCCTTGCGCAAATGCTGCGGATCGTGGACGGGACGACGGAAATCAGCCGTATGGTCATCGGGCGGGCCTTGCAAAAACGTGCGGCAACTCTGCCTGATCTGCCGGTACCGAAAGGTTTTGGCGAGACCGGCTGA
- a CDS encoding amidohydrolase family protein yields the protein MFDIIIRRASLPDGREPVDIAIKGDRVAEITADIMGEAREEIDATGRLVSPPFVDPHFHMDATLSLGSPRMNVSGTLLEGIALWGELKPLLTPEAVIERAMRYCDLAVSQGLLAIRSHVDVSSTPLVGVEALLEVRKLVAPYIDLQLVAFPQDGLYRAENAEKNLIRALDMGVDVVGGIPHFERTMSEGARSVTRLAEIAADRDLMLDLHCDESDDPMSRHVETLAYETTRLGLGGRVTASHVTAMHSYDNYYASKLIPLIAESGMNVVPNPLINITLQGRSDTYPRRRGLTRVPELRAAGVNVSFGQDCTMDPWYSLGSADMLEVAHMGVHAVPMTSREAMEWAFTSVTQNGAKTMGLPDPTIRKGGPANMVVLQARDPIEAVRMKATRLAVIKHGKVLARTEPRLAALSLPGRPSTLDPADYAPRPNIQEDQEQK from the coding sequence ATGTTTGACATCATCATCAGAAGGGCCAGCTTGCCGGATGGCCGCGAACCGGTGGATATTGCGATCAAGGGCGACCGTGTTGCGGAGATTACCGCTGACATCATGGGGGAGGCGCGCGAAGAAATTGATGCAACGGGCCGCCTGGTTTCACCTCCGTTCGTCGACCCGCACTTCCATATGGACGCCACCCTTAGCCTCGGGTCGCCACGTATGAATGTTTCGGGCACGCTTTTGGAGGGCATCGCGCTTTGGGGAGAACTGAAGCCCCTTCTGACGCCCGAAGCGGTAATTGAGCGGGCCATGCGATATTGCGATCTGGCCGTGTCGCAGGGATTGCTGGCCATCCGTTCGCATGTGGATGTTTCGTCAACTCCGTTGGTGGGCGTCGAAGCTTTGCTGGAAGTGCGCAAGCTGGTTGCCCCCTATATTGACCTGCAATTGGTGGCATTCCCGCAAGATGGACTGTACCGCGCGGAAAATGCAGAGAAAAATCTGATCCGGGCGCTCGATATGGGGGTCGATGTGGTGGGCGGCATCCCGCATTTTGAACGCACGATGTCGGAAGGCGCCCGATCGGTCACCAGGCTGGCCGAGATTGCCGCAGATCGCGACCTGATGCTGGACCTGCACTGTGATGAAAGCGACGATCCGATGTCGCGCCATGTGGAAACCCTCGCCTATGAGACCACGCGCCTCGGGCTCGGGGGTCGTGTGACTGCAAGCCACGTCACCGCGATGCATTCATACGACAATTACTATGCTTCGAAGCTTATTCCGCTGATCGCGGAAAGCGGCATGAACGTCGTACCGAACCCGCTTATCAATATCACTCTGCAAGGCCGCTCGGACACTTATCCGCGCCGCCGTGGCCTGACACGCGTACCAGAATTGCGTGCAGCAGGTGTAAACGTTTCCTTCGGGCAGGATTGCACCATGGATCCATGGTATTCTCTTGGGTCCGCCGACATGCTGGAAGTGGCCCATATGGGCGTGCATGCGGTGCCGATGACATCCCGCGAAGCGATGGAATGGGCTTTCACATCCGTTACCCAGAACGGTGCCAAGACCATGGGTCTGCCCGACCCGACAATTCGCAAAGGCGGCCCAGCCAACATGGTTGTGCTGCAAGCGCGTGACCCGATTGAAGCGGTCCGCATGAAAGCCACACGTCTTGCCGTCATCAAACACGGCAAGGTGCTGGCGCGCACCGAACCAAGACTGGCCGCGCTTTCCCTGCCCGGCCGCCCCTCGACCCTGGATCCCGCGGATTACGCGCCCAGGCCCAATATTCAGGAAGACCAAGAACAAAAATAA